A portion of the Cryptomeria japonica chromosome 5, Sugi_1.0, whole genome shotgun sequence genome contains these proteins:
- the LOC131057439 gene encoding transcription factor MTB1, with translation MLQFQSHVVAAASTGVEALQSLNQEDHLGSLDMISTPYHSPWVNPTSSSSSLGSVLFDDRPLDLSEIDIFVNQMGCLDSWASLEKSHEIARPLKTAEMQTSDAACDPQLNVLNDLVKKCNSTEDLFYGEVNPHGSFLQDVTRPLNNAPGYNLGPVIQQDSFGSVVNSEPREATENDIKEGVLKLPAKRSIGARTAQLRPNKRGALHHKSGEMEISQREIHIQSERERRKGMNNLFERMRALLPSPNQKVDKSTVVSEIINYIQSLQQNLEDLNKKRAKTVSSPGAGTAPIKTEPVNCAESIQSRCTDSDSPPSLSLNEESTKQAPQVALHFNGNDIFITICCSHKANLLPAIIYVVEDHKLQIMCANVSRTDTVAFHCLHVKALDTPGTNIKQALRDSLKKLVCLDNQIRM, from the exons ATGCTTCAGTTTCAAAGCCATGTTGTGGCAGCAGCCTCAACCGGAGTTGAGGCATTGCAATCCCTAAATCAGGAGGATCATCTAGGATCTCTGGACATGATATCAACCCCTTACCATTCTCCATGGGTGAAtcccacttcttcttcttcttcactaggaTCGGTTCTATTTGATGACAGGCCCCTGGATTTATCAGAAATCGACATATTTGTCAATCAGATGGGCTGCTTAGACAGTTGGGCAAGTTTGGAGAAGAGTCATGAGATTGCAAGACCGTTGAAAACGGCAGAGATGCAGACCTCTGATGCAGCTTGTGATCCCCAGCTTAATGTCCTCAATGACTTAGTCAAGAAATGCAATTCAACAGAAGATCTCTTTTATGGTGAGGTTAATCCTCACGGTAGTTTTCTACAGGATGTCACTCGGCCTCTTAATAATGCTCCGGGCTATAATTTGGGTCCTGTAATACAGCAAGATTCATTTGGCTCTGTAGTTAATTCAGAGCCCAGAGAGGCCACTGAGAATGATATTAAGGAGGGAGTCCTCAAATTGCCCGCGAAGAGATCAATAGGAGCCAGAACAGCACAACTTAGGCCAAACAAGAGAGGAGCATTACACCACAAAAGTGGTGAAATGGAAATATCCCAGAgggagattcatattcaatcagagagagagaggagaaaaggaATGAATAACTTGTTTGAAAGAATGAGAGCTTTGCTGCCAAGTCCAAACCAGAAG GTAGATAAGTCTACAGTAGTCTCAGAAATCATAAACTACATCCAATCTCTGCAGCAAAATCTTGAAGATCTCAACAAGAAAAGGGCCAAAACGGTATCAAGCCCAGGAGCAGGCACTGCCCCCATAAAAACTGAGCCTGTAAATTGTGCAGAATCTATTCAATCAAGATGCACTGACTCAGACAGTCCGCCATCATTATCACTGAATGAAGAATCCACAAAGCAAGCACCTCAGGTGGCTTTACATTTCAATGGGAATGATATTTTCATCACAATATGCTGCTCCCACAAGGCCAATTTGCTTCCTGCTATTATATATGTTGTGGAAGATCACAAACTGCAAATCATGTGTGCAAATGTCTCAAGAACAGATACAGTAGCATTTCATTGCCTGCATGTCAAG GCTTTGGATACTCCAGGCACCAATATTAAGCAAGCTTTAAGAGACTCTTTGAAGAAACTTGTTTGCTTGGACAATCAAATTCGTATGTAA